One Halobaculum roseum DNA segment encodes these proteins:
- a CDS encoding DUF6735 family protein — MGHRALVAYERPDGTYNLHYTHWGGCNLRLKHRITEATPFGEEYEGSQAIYEELGTAASTYVPEEHRHTQTEVRLEPTAVGVTVEAALADHLDFQMHEAFYIVTREFQVTAFRTFWLGFHSEATSVEESPSRGHGVICTVRWYDGDPVGDGFLRGRFAGAKEVTAELIDRDVFSEVQATTFLVERLLGNRQGRYEAYVQRADTNERRWYPSHYTASPRTPRSRE, encoded by the coding sequence ATGGGACATCGAGCACTCGTCGCATACGAGCGACCTGACGGCACGTACAACCTGCACTACACCCACTGGGGCGGCTGCAACCTCAGGTTGAAGCATCGGATCACCGAAGCGACGCCCTTCGGCGAGGAGTACGAAGGGAGCCAAGCGATCTACGAGGAGCTCGGGACGGCCGCCTCGACGTACGTTCCCGAGGAGCACCGACACACGCAGACCGAGGTCCGGCTCGAACCGACCGCGGTCGGAGTCACTGTCGAAGCGGCGCTCGCCGACCACCTCGACTTCCAGATGCACGAGGCGTTCTACATCGTGACGAGGGAGTTCCAGGTGACGGCGTTCCGGACGTTCTGGTTGGGGTTCCATTCGGAGGCAACCTCGGTCGAGGAGAGCCCGTCACGCGGCCACGGCGTGATCTGTACGGTTCGATGGTACGACGGCGACCCGGTCGGCGACGGGTTCCTCCGGGGGAGGTTTGCAGGTGCAAAGGAGGTGACCGCGGAGTTGATCGACCGGGACGTGTTCAGCGAGGTCCAAGCGACGACGTTCCTCGTCGAGCGCCTCCTCGGGAACCGTCAGGGTCGGTACGAGGCGTACGTCCAGCGGGCGGACACGAACGAGCGTCGGTGGTATCCGTCCCACTACACCGCTTCGCCGAGGACGC